The Streptomyces luteogriseus genome includes a window with the following:
- a CDS encoding alpha/beta hydrolase, with translation MQRTLSLALAAAAVVVTVTPDVRAATPDTVRWGPCSEKPSSSRLRCATLEVPLDYRDPEGRQIEIAISRLASEKPDGRRGVLLTNPGGPGISGLGYPVVLAASKLPQRVLDSYDVIGFDPRGTGRSTPVTCDLTPAQRDRGNVPPYAHTAADVARAAGPARTVARQCATSRTAWMLPHTTTANTARDMDRIREALGEPKVSYLGASYGSYLGAVYTTLFPGRGDRVVLDSSLGPGGYDVTAMRSLALGLQDRFPDFAAFAAARPEYGLGTTPEQVTATYFDLAKRLEAKPVRGIDATLFRGLTFDRLYDDASMPLVAEMWQALDEDRPLPPGTPPSMDAMENFMAARFHVICGDSRWPRAVREYQRDAAVDRIRYPMLGGATANIGPCAFWPDERVEPPVRIGDRGPSNVLMVQNERDPGTPLAGARKLRRALGKRATMVTADQGGHGVYPFGRNTCANDAVTTFLTTGQRPFQDLACAAEPGK, from the coding sequence ATGCAACGAACCCTGTCCCTCGCCCTCGCCGCCGCCGCCGTGGTGGTGACGGTGACTCCGGACGTGCGGGCGGCGACACCGGACACCGTGCGGTGGGGCCCGTGCTCGGAGAAGCCCTCCTCGTCCCGGCTGCGGTGCGCCACCCTCGAAGTCCCCCTGGACTACCGCGATCCCGAGGGCCGGCAGATCGAGATCGCGATCTCCCGGCTGGCGAGCGAGAAACCGGACGGGCGCCGCGGGGTGCTGCTGACCAACCCCGGCGGCCCCGGCATCTCAGGACTCGGCTACCCGGTCGTCCTCGCCGCCTCGAAGCTCCCGCAGAGGGTGCTGGACTCCTACGACGTGATCGGCTTCGACCCGCGTGGTACCGGCCGCAGCACGCCGGTGACCTGCGACCTGACGCCGGCACAGCGCGACCGCGGCAACGTGCCGCCGTACGCGCACACCGCGGCCGACGTCGCGCGGGCGGCCGGGCCCGCGCGAACCGTCGCCCGGCAGTGCGCCACCTCACGGACGGCGTGGATGCTGCCGCACACCACCACCGCGAACACCGCCCGCGACATGGACCGCATCAGGGAGGCACTGGGCGAGCCGAAGGTCTCGTACCTCGGCGCGTCCTACGGCTCCTACCTCGGCGCGGTGTACACGACACTGTTCCCGGGGCGCGGCGACCGGGTCGTGCTCGACAGCAGCCTGGGTCCCGGCGGCTACGACGTCACGGCCATGCGGTCGCTCGCTCTTGGACTGCAGGACCGGTTCCCGGACTTCGCGGCGTTCGCGGCCGCACGCCCCGAGTACGGTCTGGGCACCACACCGGAGCAGGTGACCGCCACGTACTTCGACCTCGCGAAGCGGTTGGAGGCGAAGCCGGTCCGGGGCATCGACGCGACCCTGTTCCGCGGACTCACCTTCGACCGTCTCTACGACGACGCGTCCATGCCGTTGGTCGCCGAGATGTGGCAGGCGCTCGACGAGGACCGCCCGCTGCCGCCCGGCACCCCGCCCTCGATGGACGCCATGGAGAACTTCATGGCGGCCCGTTTCCATGTGATCTGCGGTGACTCCCGCTGGCCGAGGGCGGTCCGGGAGTACCAGCGCGATGCCGCCGTCGACCGGATCAGGTACCCGATGCTGGGTGGGGCCACGGCGAACATCGGACCGTGCGCGTTCTGGCCGGACGAGCGGGTCGAGCCGCCGGTGCGCATCGGTGACCGGGGTCCGTCGAACGTGCTCATGGTGCAGAACGAACGCGACCCGGGGACACCGCTGGCCGGAGCCCGGAAGCTGCGGCGGGCGCTCGGGAAGCGGGCCACGATGGTGACGGCCGACCAGGGCGGTCACGGTGTCTATCCGTTCGGCCGCAACACCTGCGCGAATGACGCGGTGACGACGTTCCTGACCACCGGACAGCGCCCCTTTCAGGACCTCGCCTGCGCGGCCGAGCCGGGCAAGTAG
- a CDS encoding sensor histidine kinase has translation MDRDVAPRLGTWRQAWRLTAAGALGVALWLSTAVVLPRGCATGTCSWFVTGDPLVALGCLTVLPWRRRFPLAVALTVVVAAATSTLATGAALLALCSVSTRRRPVEIGLVAAAYVAGAQFAAGIYPTRVPPASLWLQLALPALSAGVASAVGVAIGARRVEVRFLRDRAESAEREQHARAAQARALERNRIAREMHDVLAHRISLVAMQAGVLDHRTDLTAEDHRVLVRGIADGSHQALEELRDVLGVLRADPGLPELPQPSLDGIPELVAGARASGLSVTLTTTVTGEPSDAVGRTCYRVVQEGLTNAAKHAPGSDVHIALDGTAGGELHVSVRNSAALGATAPQPPSSGFGLLGLAERVGLAGGRLDHHVTPDHGYVLAARLPWPVQHP, from the coding sequence ATGGACAGGGACGTCGCGCCACGGCTCGGAACGTGGCGACAGGCATGGCGGCTGACGGCGGCCGGGGCGCTGGGTGTCGCCCTCTGGCTCTCCACGGCCGTGGTACTGCCCCGGGGGTGCGCGACCGGCACGTGTTCCTGGTTCGTCACGGGTGATCCGCTGGTGGCCCTCGGCTGCCTGACGGTGCTTCCGTGGCGGCGGCGGTTCCCGCTCGCCGTCGCCCTGACGGTCGTGGTCGCCGCCGCCACGTCGACCCTCGCCACCGGCGCCGCGCTACTGGCTCTGTGCTCGGTCTCCACGCGACGCCGTCCGGTGGAGATCGGGCTGGTCGCGGCGGCCTACGTGGCCGGGGCGCAGTTCGCCGCCGGGATCTACCCGACCCGGGTCCCGCCCGCGTCGCTCTGGCTGCAGCTCGCGCTCCCCGCACTGAGCGCGGGCGTCGCGTCGGCCGTGGGCGTGGCCATCGGCGCGCGGCGCGTCGAAGTGCGGTTCCTGCGGGACCGGGCGGAGAGCGCGGAGCGCGAACAGCACGCACGGGCGGCGCAGGCACGGGCCCTGGAACGGAACCGGATCGCCCGCGAGATGCACGACGTGCTCGCGCACCGGATCTCCCTGGTCGCCATGCAGGCCGGCGTGCTGGACCACCGCACCGACCTCACGGCCGAAGACCACCGCGTGCTGGTCCGCGGCATCGCCGACGGCTCCCACCAGGCACTGGAGGAACTGCGGGACGTCCTCGGTGTGCTCCGGGCCGACCCGGGCCTGCCGGAGCTGCCCCAGCCCTCCCTGGACGGGATCCCCGAGCTGGTGGCGGGTGCCCGCGCGTCCGGACTGTCCGTCACGCTCACCACCACCGTGACGGGAGAACCGTCCGACGCCGTCGGACGCACCTGCTACCGGGTCGTCCAGGAAGGACTGACCAACGCCGCCAAGCACGCCCCGGGCTCGGACGTGCACATCGCCCTGGACGGAACGGCCGGCGGCGAACTCCACGTCAGCGTCCGCAACTCCGCGGCCCTCGGGGCCACGGCCCCTCAGCCGCCGTCCTCGGGGTTCGGCCTGCTCGGCCTCGCCGAGCGCGTCGGCCTCGCCGGCGGACGACTCGACCACCACGTGACACCCGACCACGGATACGTCCTCGCCGCCCGACTACCCTGGCCGGTCCAACACCCGTGA
- a CDS encoding response regulator transcription factor → MDSERERVRVVIVDDDQLVRMALRLVIDGEPDLTVVAEARDGDIALTVVDEQRPDVVLMDVRMPGRDGLSATRELLTRPAPPRVLVLTTFDSDDLVLGALRAGALGFVLKDTPPSRIVDAVRTVATGDPALSPAATARVIAAATGPHSSEARRPSREAARKRLSALTERELDTARAIADGLGNAEIAERLHIGVATVKAHASSLFAKLAVENRVQIALLVRDAEE, encoded by the coding sequence GTGGACAGCGAACGGGAGCGGGTGCGCGTCGTCATCGTCGACGACGACCAGCTGGTGCGGATGGCACTGCGCCTGGTCATCGACGGCGAACCGGACCTGACCGTCGTCGCGGAAGCGCGCGACGGGGACATCGCGCTCACCGTGGTGGACGAACAGCGGCCGGACGTCGTGCTGATGGACGTGCGGATGCCCGGCCGTGACGGTCTCAGCGCGACCCGGGAGCTCCTCACCCGGCCGGCGCCGCCGCGGGTCCTCGTGCTCACCACGTTCGACTCCGATGATCTGGTGCTCGGAGCACTGCGCGCCGGAGCACTCGGGTTCGTCCTCAAGGACACCCCGCCGTCGCGGATCGTCGACGCGGTGCGGACCGTCGCGACCGGGGACCCCGCACTGTCCCCGGCGGCCACCGCACGGGTGATCGCCGCGGCCACCGGGCCGCATTCCTCCGAGGCCCGCCGCCCGTCCCGGGAGGCCGCACGCAAGAGGCTGTCCGCACTGACCGAACGGGAACTCGACACCGCCCGGGCCATCGCGGACGGGCTGGGCAACGCGGAGATCGCCGAGCGGCTGCACATCGGCGTCGCGACCGTCAAGGCACACGCGAGCAGCCTGTTCGCGAAGCTGGCGGTCGAGAACCGGGTGCAGATCGCCCTCCTGGTCCGCGACGCGGAGGAATGA
- a CDS encoding aminotransferase-like domain-containing protein, whose amino-acid sequence MTVAEPLPTHSPVPPLAARARAVGGSPVRDILAVTARPEVINFAGGLPAPELFDAEGIAAAYEAVLAEAPARALQYSTTEGEPALRDALAARTTARGLPTGPDDLLVTTGSQQALSLLATALLEPGDTVLVESPCYLAALQAFGFAGARIVPVPGDEHGVDPAALEELVVRERPKLLYTVPTFQNPTGRTLPAERRAAVAAVAARRGLWIVEDDPYGELRYDGERVPWIAAHPGAEDRTVLLGSFSKVMAPGLRLGWLRAPAELRRACAVAKQAADLHTPTVNQLAAARYLADNDLDAHVARVAGVYRDRRDAMLSGLAGALPEGSVWNRPEGGMFLWARLPEPYDTTDLLPRVVRQNVAYVPGAPFYAGTPDRTTLRLCFVTQTPEEIGEGLRRLGEGLRDDSTGA is encoded by the coding sequence ATGACCGTCGCCGAGCCCCTGCCCACCCACTCTCCGGTGCCGCCCCTGGCCGCGCGGGCGCGGGCCGTCGGCGGCTCCCCCGTACGGGACATCCTCGCCGTCACCGCCCGCCCCGAGGTGATCAACTTCGCGGGCGGGCTCCCGGCACCGGAGCTGTTCGACGCCGAGGGAATCGCCGCCGCGTACGAGGCGGTGCTCGCCGAAGCGCCCGCGCGGGCGTTGCAGTACTCCACGACCGAGGGCGAACCCGCGCTGCGGGACGCGCTCGCCGCCCGGACCACCGCGCGTGGCCTGCCGACCGGCCCCGACGACCTGCTCGTCACCACCGGCTCCCAGCAGGCCCTCTCCCTCCTCGCCACCGCGCTCCTCGAACCCGGGGACACCGTCCTCGTCGAGAGCCCCTGCTATCTGGCGGCACTCCAGGCCTTCGGCTTCGCCGGAGCGCGGATCGTGCCCGTGCCCGGTGACGAGCACGGCGTCGACCCCGCGGCGCTGGAGGAACTCGTCGTGCGCGAGCGGCCCAAGCTGCTCTACACCGTGCCCACCTTCCAGAACCCCACCGGCCGGACGCTGCCCGCCGAGCGGCGCGCCGCCGTGGCCGCCGTCGCCGCCCGGCGCGGACTGTGGATCGTCGAGGACGACCCCTACGGGGAGTTGCGCTACGACGGTGAACGTGTGCCGTGGATCGCCGCCCACCCGGGCGCCGAGGACCGGACGGTGCTGCTCGGCAGCTTCTCCAAGGTCATGGCGCCCGGGCTGCGGCTGGGCTGGCTGCGGGCACCCGCGGAGCTGCGGCGTGCCTGTGCCGTCGCCAAGCAGGCCGCCGACCTGCACACCCCGACCGTCAACCAGCTCGCCGCGGCCCGCTACCTCGCCGACAACGACCTGGACGCCCATGTGGCCCGCGTCGCCGGCGTGTACCGAGACCGCCGCGACGCGATGCTCTCCGGGCTCGCCGGTGCGCTGCCCGAGGGGTCGGTCTGGAACCGGCCCGAGGGCGGCATGTTTCTCTGGGCGCGCCTGCCGGAGCCGTACGACACCACGGACCTGCTGCCGCGGGTGGTCCGGCAGAACGTGGCCTACGTCCCCGGCGCCCCGTTCTACGCGGGCACGCCCGACCGGACCACCCTGCGGCTGTGCTTCGTGACCCAGACACCGGAGGAGATCGGGGAGGGGCTGCGCAGGCTGGGGGAGGGGCTGCGGGACGACTCCACCGGGGCGTGA
- a CDS encoding SAM-dependent methyltransferase gives MSGDALSQDPAELQRRIDSSKAHPARVYDVFLGGKDHYPADRDAAAAALAANPRGYLDVRHNRDFLRRAVTTLVEQEGIRQFLDIGTGLPTAENVHQIAQRITPESRVVYVDNDPVVLAHARALLTSGPEGCTDYIDADLRDPARILEQAAKTLDFDRPVALCLVAVLHFVADEEAYPLVRGLLDELPPGSRLVLSHLTEDLNPENIRAVQRTYTERGFTFVLRSRADVERFFTDSALEIADPGIVPAHRWRPDHAAPVPEQPEEPFLAGLEEIEKVRYRDINDVTDADINVYAAIGAKA, from the coding sequence ATGTCCGGTGACGCCCTCAGCCAGGATCCCGCCGAGCTGCAGAGGAGGATCGACAGCAGCAAGGCGCACCCGGCCCGGGTCTACGACGTCTTCCTGGGCGGCAAGGACCACTACCCCGCCGACCGTGACGCGGCCGCCGCCGCGCTGGCCGCCAACCCGCGCGGGTACCTCGACGTACGGCACAACCGCGACTTCCTCCGGCGTGCGGTGACCACGCTCGTGGAGCAGGAGGGCATCCGGCAGTTCCTGGACATCGGGACCGGGCTGCCCACCGCCGAGAACGTGCACCAGATCGCGCAGCGGATCACGCCCGAGTCGCGGGTCGTGTACGTCGACAACGACCCCGTGGTGCTCGCGCACGCCCGTGCCCTGCTGACCAGCGGCCCCGAGGGGTGTACGGACTACATCGACGCCGATCTGCGCGACCCGGCCCGCATCCTCGAACAGGCCGCCAAGACCCTGGACTTCGACCGGCCGGTCGCGCTCTGCCTGGTCGCGGTCCTGCACTTCGTCGCGGACGAGGAGGCGTATCCGCTGGTGCGCGGGCTGCTCGACGAACTGCCCCCCGGCAGCCGGCTGGTGCTGAGCCACCTCACCGAGGACCTGAACCCCGAGAACATCCGCGCGGTTCAGCGGACCTACACCGAGCGCGGGTTCACCTTCGTGCTGCGGTCCCGCGCCGACGTCGAGCGGTTCTTCACGGACAGCGCTCTGGAGATCGCCGACCCGGGGATCGTCCCGGCGCACCGCTGGCGGCCCGACCACGCCGCCCCCGTCCCCGAGCAGCCGGAGGAGCCCTTCCTCGCCGGGCTGGAGGAGATCGAGAAGGTGCGCTACCGCGACATCAACGACGTGACGGACGCGGACATCAACGTGTACGCGGCGATCGGCGCCAAGGCGTGA
- a CDS encoding helix-turn-helix domain-containing protein, whose product MSEGTTAAAFAALLGELKERSGLSYGVLAKRLHMSTSTLHRYCNGDALPTDYAPVERLARLCKASPEELVELHRRWVLADAGRVRKGSGGKGNGGTGNGGTGGAGSGGPAAGSGASEVTSPEGASAEVSSPEAASAQVPPADVTSTAAHAKAGVPEPSEPAGRPRPRRALFVGVATAVVLGGVGLAVAVPSGGSDDEGRRGTAAASGGGGGQAGKDTAASVSPSAGSSSADNKDKDKGKNKAGKGKGEGPAAASPTSASPGTGTGTGTGPGAGRPGRDTAPASAPLTVDTEPHAWESPCSQRYLINLPPGRVGPPPPEQDAPGWVAANGAVPSGEQFLKLTVQGKGQETVVVKRLTVRMAGKRAPLAWNDYAMGYPGVGCGGGVPTRFFTVALDAARPGVVPEAGHANFPFKVSESDPEVYYIRADASAYDVSWYLELAWSSGDRTGTLTVDDHGRPFRTSGNNGRPAYEFPLGGEKWVKEGTTR is encoded by the coding sequence GTGTCGGAAGGCACGACCGCGGCGGCATTCGCCGCGCTGTTGGGGGAGTTGAAGGAGCGCTCGGGGCTGAGCTACGGGGTGCTCGCCAAGCGGCTCCACATGAGCACGTCGACGCTGCACCGGTACTGCAACGGGGATGCCCTGCCGACCGATTACGCGCCGGTGGAACGGCTCGCCCGGCTGTGCAAGGCGTCGCCGGAGGAACTCGTCGAGCTGCACCGTCGGTGGGTACTGGCGGATGCGGGGCGGGTGCGCAAGGGGAGTGGCGGTAAGGGGAACGGCGGTACGGGGAACGGCGGTACGGGGGGTGCGGGATCGGGGGGCCCGGCTGCAGGGAGTGGCGCTTCGGAAGTGACCTCCCCGGAGGGGGCATCTGCGGAGGTGAGCTCTCCGGAAGCGGCTTCCGCGCAGGTGCCCCCGGCAGACGTGACGTCGACAGCGGCGCATGCGAAGGCCGGCGTACCCGAACCGTCGGAGCCCGCAGGCCGCCCACGCCCCCGTCGCGCCCTGTTCGTCGGTGTCGCCACGGCCGTGGTCCTCGGCGGGGTCGGTCTCGCCGTGGCCGTTCCCTCCGGTGGGTCGGACGACGAGGGGCGGCGTGGCACGGCGGCGGCCTCCGGCGGTGGCGGCGGGCAGGCGGGGAAGGACACGGCGGCGTCCGTGTCGCCGTCGGCCGGTTCGTCGTCCGCGGACAACAAGGACAAGGACAAGGGGAAGAACAAGGCCGGGAAGGGCAAGGGAGAGGGGCCTGCCGCCGCGTCTCCCACCTCGGCGTCACCCGGCACGGGCACGGGCACCGGCACCGGACCCGGCGCCGGCCGCCCCGGACGGGACACCGCCCCCGCCTCCGCTCCCCTCACAGTGGACACGGAGCCGCACGCCTGGGAAAGTCCCTGCTCCCAGCGCTACTTGATCAATCTGCCGCCGGGACGGGTCGGGCCGCCGCCGCCGGAGCAGGACGCGCCCGGCTGGGTCGCGGCGAACGGGGCGGTGCCGTCGGGGGAGCAGTTCCTGAAGCTGACCGTGCAGGGGAAGGGCCAGGAGACCGTGGTCGTCAAGCGGCTGACGGTCCGTATGGCGGGGAAGCGTGCGCCGCTCGCCTGGAACGACTACGCCATGGGGTATCCGGGCGTCGGCTGCGGCGGTGGTGTGCCGACCCGGTTCTTCACCGTCGCCCTCGACGCCGCGCGCCCGGGAGTCGTGCCCGAGGCGGGGCACGCGAACTTCCCCTTCAAGGTGAGTGAGAGCGACCCGGAGGTGTACTACATCCGGGCCGACGCCTCCGCGTACGACGTCAGCTGGTACCTGGAGCTGGCCTGGTCCAGCGGCGACCGGACGGGCACGCTGACCGTGGACGACCACGGCCGGCCCTTCCGCACGAGCGGAAACAACGGGCGCCCGGCCTACGAGTTCCCGCTGGGCGGCGAGAAGTGGGTCAAGGAAGGGACCACGCGGTAG
- a CDS encoding DUF4232 domain-containing protein: MRKYHALPIALLAALALTACQNGTGTKDEGAAHADPASATATATHPAEDGGSGKGTGGTTDTQGTSGATGTQGTSGTTGTQPAEGDKPTKGDKAAKGTTAPRVSCNGSNTTVTAQPVRRPLNHMLLTVKNTGSKTCDLTYYPVLRFDEMQWVPRPIKDSKPQAVTTLAPGESGYAGVSLSAADGSGEWGTTSHKLTVGFQGRTPNSDGGPSALPALPAKGVYYDSTLAVTYWLRDMDDALTY; the protein is encoded by the coding sequence ATGCGCAAGTACCACGCCCTCCCCATCGCCCTCCTGGCCGCCCTCGCTCTGACGGCCTGTCAGAACGGCACGGGCACCAAGGACGAAGGCGCGGCGCACGCCGACCCGGCTTCGGCGACCGCCACGGCCACGCACCCGGCCGAGGACGGGGGCAGCGGGAAGGGAACGGGCGGCACGACGGATACGCAGGGCACGTCCGGGGCAACCGGCACACAAGGCACGTCCGGGACGACGGGCACGCAGCCCGCCGAGGGCGACAAGCCCACCAAGGGCGACAAGGCCGCGAAGGGCACCACGGCACCCCGCGTCTCCTGCAACGGCTCCAACACCACCGTCACCGCCCAGCCGGTCCGCCGCCCCCTCAACCACATGCTGCTCACGGTGAAGAACACCGGCTCGAAGACGTGCGACCTCACCTACTACCCGGTGCTGCGCTTCGACGAGATGCAGTGGGTCCCGCGGCCGATCAAGGACTCCAAGCCGCAGGCGGTGACGACACTGGCCCCCGGCGAGTCCGGCTACGCGGGCGTCTCGCTGTCGGCGGCCGACGGCAGCGGCGAGTGGGGCACGACCAGCCACAAGCTCACGGTCGGCTTCCAGGGCCGCACGCCGAACAGCGACGGCGGCCCCTCGGCGCTCCCGGCCCTGCCGGCCAAGGGCGTGTACTACGACAGCACGCTGGCGGTCACCTACTGGCTGCGCGACATGGACGACGCGCTGACCTACTGA
- the hemB gene encoding porphobilinogen synthase: protein MTTYGSFPGTRPRRLRTNPVMRRMVAETRLHPADLILPAFVREGVSEPVPITAMPGVVQHTRDSLKKAAAEAVAAGISGIMLFGVPEESKKDALGTPGTDPDGILQVALRDVRAEVGDDLLVMSDLCLDETTDHGHCGVLDAQGRVDNDATLERYAEMAQVQADAGAHVVGPSGMMDGQVGVIRDALDQIGREDVAILAYTVKYASAFYGPFREAVGSSLRGDRKTYQQDPANVRESLRELALDLEEGADMVMVKPAGPYLDILARVADAVDVPVAAYQISGEYSMIEAAAEKGWIDRDRAIMEALTGIRRAGARSILTYWATEVAQKLKDQ from the coding sequence ATGACGACGTACGGATCATTTCCCGGTACTCGGCCGCGGCGGTTGCGGACCAACCCCGTGATGCGTCGGATGGTCGCCGAGACCCGGCTCCACCCCGCCGATCTCATTCTTCCGGCCTTCGTGCGGGAGGGCGTCAGCGAGCCCGTGCCGATCACCGCCATGCCGGGGGTCGTGCAGCACACCCGGGACAGTCTGAAGAAGGCCGCCGCGGAGGCGGTCGCGGCGGGGATCTCCGGGATCATGCTGTTCGGCGTGCCGGAGGAGTCGAAGAAGGACGCGCTCGGCACGCCGGGGACCGACCCGGACGGGATCCTCCAGGTCGCCCTGCGGGACGTGCGGGCCGAGGTCGGCGACGACCTGCTCGTCATGTCCGACCTGTGCCTCGACGAGACCACCGACCACGGGCACTGCGGCGTCCTCGACGCGCAGGGGCGGGTCGACAACGACGCGACCCTGGAGCGGTACGCCGAGATGGCCCAGGTACAGGCCGACGCCGGCGCCCACGTCGTCGGGCCCAGCGGGATGATGGACGGGCAGGTCGGGGTCATCCGCGACGCCCTCGACCAGATCGGGCGGGAGGACGTCGCCATCCTCGCCTACACCGTGAAGTACGCCTCCGCCTTCTACGGGCCCTTCAGGGAGGCCGTCGGCTCGTCCCTGCGAGGGGACCGGAAGACGTACCAGCAGGATCCCGCGAATGTGCGTGAGTCGCTGCGCGAGCTCGCCCTCGACCTGGAGGAGGGCGCCGACATGGTGATGGTCAAGCCGGCCGGGCCCTACCTGGACATCCTCGCCCGGGTCGCGGACGCCGTGGACGTGCCCGTCGCCGCCTATCAGATCTCCGGCGAGTACTCGATGATCGAGGCCGCCGCCGAGAAGGGCTGGATCGACCGGGACCGGGCGATCATGGAGGCCCTGACCGGCATCCGCCGGGCCGGTGCGCGGAGCATCCTCACCTACTGGGCCACCGAGGTGGCCCAGAAGCTCAAGGATCAGTAG
- a CDS encoding FAD-binding oxidoreductase: MTAPHQIPGLFALSEIHGPVLRPGERAYADEVTGFNLASLHTPDVAIGATGPDDVVTAMRWAHATRTPVAVQATGHGANFPIEHGLLINTSRMTDVQVDPTTRTATIAAGAKWSHVMAAAAPYGLAGLCGTSTDAGVVGYALGGGLPVLGRAYGYAADLVRSLQVVTPDGHLREADPRHEPELFWALRGGKGNVGIVTSLVTELLPLPRLYGGGIHCHAEHTETLLRTWTDWTRTVPDEMCSMFSVLRLPPIPQIPEPLRGGFWARVAIAWPGAPAEGEALIAPLREAAPVAVDTIEEMDYADLDRIHMEPQDPLPARECCMLLRDLTPDAMGTFLEQVGPAAGVEHPLLVASVRHMGGALSRPPAVEDAVCSRDARYFMESVGIMPAPPVAEAVEQATRRLYTAMAPYGTGRTMVNIHGTPGDAADRARAWTPEVHERLRRVKESYDPSGLLRFGHTV; this comes from the coding sequence ATGACAGCCCCCCACCAAATCCCCGGCCTCTTCGCCCTCTCGGAGATCCACGGCCCCGTCCTACGCCCCGGCGAACGCGCCTACGCCGACGAGGTAACCGGCTTCAACCTGGCCTCCCTGCACACCCCGGACGTGGCCATAGGCGCCACCGGCCCCGACGACGTCGTCACCGCCATGCGCTGGGCACACGCCACCCGCACCCCCGTCGCCGTCCAGGCCACCGGCCACGGCGCCAACTTCCCGATCGAACACGGCCTGCTGATCAACACGTCCCGTATGACGGACGTCCAGGTCGACCCCACCACCCGCACCGCCACCATCGCCGCGGGCGCCAAGTGGAGCCACGTCATGGCCGCGGCCGCCCCGTACGGCCTGGCGGGCCTGTGCGGCACCTCCACGGACGCGGGCGTCGTCGGCTACGCCCTCGGCGGCGGACTCCCGGTCCTCGGCCGGGCCTACGGCTACGCCGCCGACCTGGTCCGCTCCCTCCAGGTCGTCACCCCGGACGGGCACCTGCGCGAGGCGGACCCCCGGCACGAACCGGAACTGTTCTGGGCGCTGCGCGGCGGCAAGGGCAACGTCGGCATCGTCACCTCGCTCGTCACCGAACTGCTGCCCCTGCCCCGGCTCTACGGCGGCGGCATCCACTGCCACGCCGAACACACGGAGACGCTGCTGCGGACCTGGACGGACTGGACCCGCACCGTCCCGGACGAGATGTGCAGCATGTTCTCGGTCCTGCGGCTGCCGCCGATCCCCCAGATCCCGGAGCCCCTGCGCGGCGGCTTCTGGGCCCGGGTCGCGATCGCGTGGCCGGGCGCCCCGGCCGAGGGCGAAGCCCTGATCGCGCCGCTGCGCGAAGCCGCACCCGTGGCCGTCGACACGATCGAGGAGATGGACTACGCGGATCTGGACCGCATCCACATGGAGCCCCAGGACCCGCTTCCGGCACGCGAGTGCTGCATGCTCCTGCGCGACCTGACCCCCGACGCCATGGGCACGTTCCTGGAGCAGGTCGGCCCCGCAGCAGGCGTCGAGCACCCGCTCCTCGTAGCCTCCGTGCGGCACATGGGCGGCGCACTGTCCCGCCCGCCCGCCGTCGAGGACGCCGTCTGCTCCCGCGACGCCCGCTACTTCATGGAGTCGGTCGGCATCATGCCCGCCCCACCCGTCGCCGAGGCCGTGGAACAGGCGACACGCCGCCTCTACACGGCCATGGCCCCGTACGGAACGGGCCGCACCATGGTCAACATCCACGGCACCCCGGGCGACGCGGCCGACCGGGCCCGGGCATGGACCCCGGAGGTCCACGAACGGCTGCGCAGGGTCAAGGAGAGCTACGACCCGTCCGGTCTCCTGCGCTTCGGCCACACAGTGTGA